GAAACGCTCCTGACCGCGCCCGTCCCCCCGCGCGAGATCGTGACGGGGAAGTTCCTGGCGGTCGCGATGCTGGGGATGACCGCGGCGGTGGTCAACCTGCTGAGCATGCTGCTGACCTTCCAGTCGGGCGTGTTCCGCTTCGGTAAAGCGGCCAACCTGCAGTTCTCGCTGCCGTGGGGCTCGGCGCTCCTGGTGCTGATCGGGCTGGTGCCGCTGGCGGTCCTCTTCGCCGCGCTCTTTCTCGGCATCGCGGTACGCTCGCAGTCGTTCAAGGAGGCGCAGAACGCGCTGACGCCGGTGCAGCTCGCGGTCATCATCCCCGTGATGCTGGTGGGGCTCCCCGGCATCGAGGCGAGCCCGCTCATCGCGGCGCTGCCGGTGGCGGGCGTGGCGATCCTCTTCCGCGACCTGATGTCGGGGACGGCACGGCTGGGACCGGCGCTGATCGCGTTCGGGGCGTCGATGGCGTACGCGGCGCTGGCGCTCGTCTTCGCGGCGCGCGCATTCGGGCGCGAGGACGTGCTGTTCGGCGCGGGGCCGGGGACGGCGCCGCGGCGGCTGGGCGAGCGGATGAAGCGGTGGCGTGGCGAGGCACGCGGCATTCCCCTTCCAGCTGAGGGGTTCGCCTTCGTGGCGGTGCTGGGGCTCCTCTACTTCCACCTGGGCGCCGCGCTGCTGGGCAACCTGGGGGAGCGGGGGCTGCTCCTCTCGGAGATCCTCCTCCTGGCGCTCCCCGCCGTCGCCTTCGCCGCGCTGGGGCCGTACGACGCGCGCCGCACCCTGGCCCTGCGCCGGCCGAGCGGGCGCACGCTGGCCGCGGCGCTGCTGATCGCGCTCGGGGGAATCCCGCTCGGGTGGCTGATCGGATGGCTGCAGATCCAGTTCTTCCCCGATGCGGCCGCCGCGCTCAGCGGGCTGGAGAAGCTGGTGACGGCGACCGACGCCCGGCGCGCGCTCTGGCTGCTCGTGCTGGTGGCGCTCACCCCGGCCGTTTGCGAGGAGCTGGTCTTCCGCGGCGTCCTCCTGCAGTCGCTGGGGCGCGAGGTGCCGATGCTGCGCGCAGTGGCGGTCTCGGCGCTCGTCTTCGGCGCCTTCCACCTCTCGCAGGAGACGGCGATTCGCTTTCTGCCCACGGCTTGGATCGGGGTGTTGATGGGGCTCGTGGTGTGGCACGGCCGCTCGATTTTCGCCAGCATGCTGATGCACTTCGTCAACAACGGCGTCGTCGTCCTGATCCTCTGGCAGCCGGAGGTGCGCCGATTCCTGCTGAACGGCGAGCGGCCGGCCACGCTGCCGCTGCTGCTGGCGCCGGTGCTGCTCGGCATCGGCCTCTGGCTCCTCCCGCGCCGCAGCTCCGCGCCGGCCGATCCGGGCCCGGTGCCGGTGCCCGCCCAGTAAACCCGAACCTACGGAGATCCGCATGGTTGCCGCCGTGGTCCTGATCCGCGCCGTTCCCGGCGACGTTCCCGCCCTCGCCCGCCGCATCGCCGGCATTGACGGCGTCGCCGAGGTCTACTCCGTCTCGGGAGACTGGGACCTGATCGCCATCGTCCGCGTGGCCGAGTACCAGCGCATCGCCGAGATCGTCACGGAAGAGATCGCGCAGGTGCAGGGAATCGAGCGCACCAACACGCTGACGGCGTTCCGCGTGTTCTCGAAGCAGGATCTGGGGGCGGCGTGGGATATGTTCGATTGAGGGATGGGTAGGGCTGGGCCGGCGGGGGTCCGGCGGTTGAAACCGCTGCAACAACCGCGGGAAGCCTGCCTTCGCAGGCTACGGGGGGGCGGGCACCGGCGCCTGGTCGCCGGGGGGCGTTGCGGGGCCCGGCGCCGGTGGCGGACACGGGCGCCGGGTCGCCGGGTCGCCGGGGGATGAATCCCCCGGCTGGAACAACGCAAAGACCGCTGAAGCGGTCTGGGGTGCTGCGGGCCGGATTTCGTCATCGGGAGCAGAGCGCTCCTTCCGATCGCCCTGACTACAAGTCAGCCCCTAAACACGAGGAGCGCACCTAATGCTGTGCGCTCCTCGTTTTTGTTTCCGAGTAGGAGTCAGCGCACGTAGTAGCAGTCGGTATGGTAGTGGCCGTCGTGGTATATCGAGCTGCAGGAGGTGAGGACGTAACGCTTTCCCTCGACGATGATGTCGTCGCCGAACGTTTCGGTGCAGAGATCCAGACAGCTGAATCCCTGGGCTCCCGCAACGGTGGTGATCAGCAGCAGCGCGCCTGTGGTGGCAATCCAGCGCGCCGGTGTGGTGCGTAATTTCTGCATCTGATTCCTCCCGGGCATCAAGTAGGCGCGGATCATGGGGTTTGCGGATCGAATTGCACCGTCATGCGCAGCTTGTAGGGCACAGCCTTGCCATTTTTGAGCGCTGGCTGGAAGCGCGTCTCCCGTAACGCGGCCTGCGCCGCGGCGCCGAACTCGGGACGATCATTTAGTTCCAGCACGCGGGTGCCGCCTTGCTCCTGAAGCACGGCGCGGTGGGTTGGGTGCTCCGGCCCAATCGGCCGCGACACTATATCGACCTCACCAACGTTGCCCTGTGCATCGACATGCACATCCAGCAGTGCCGAGCCGGATACGCCTTGTGCGCGAAGTTCGCCGGGATAGTGCTTCCTGAGGCGGGCGGCGAGCTCGGCCTGATCTACTGGCTCTGGAAGGTGGCTCAACCCGGTGTGAGCCTGCACCTCCGGGGACAGGGCACGGCGCCCGGCGGTCGAGGGAGACGGATCGAGCGGTGTATCCCGCGCGTCACCGGGGTGCGCCTCGGTGCACGCAGCCGCTACCAGGATGATGCACAACAGCCACTTAACGTGGGTGATGCCTAATCGTGTGATCATGGGTGCTCTCCTGGAAAAGCAGGT
The window above is part of the Longimicrobium sp. genome. Proteins encoded here:
- a CDS encoding ABC transporter permease subunit/CPBP intramembrane protease; the encoded protein is MKLRTVRTVVRKELRETLRDRRTLFMMLVIPTLLYPALFVALEQLALFGQRQLEERAPAVAIAGGEDVREFLARDTLLRVVPAADANGAAVRAGRVQAAVVVESATDVEATRTVRVLFDESDDRSRRAGQMVADRLGAWGDSLLARRLEARGLPAGFAAPLAVADSSVATAQEAGGYALGRFLPGILVLMTLLGAFYPAIDMAAGEKERGTLETLLTAPVPPREIVTGKFLAVAMLGMTAAVVNLLSMLLTFQSGVFRFGKAANLQFSLPWGSALLVLIGLVPLAVLFAALFLGIAVRSQSFKEAQNALTPVQLAVIIPVMLVGLPGIEASPLIAALPVAGVAILFRDLMSGTARLGPALIAFGASMAYAALALVFAARAFGREDVLFGAGPGTAPRRLGERMKRWRGEARGIPLPAEGFAFVAVLGLLYFHLGAALLGNLGERGLLLSEILLLALPAVAFAALGPYDARRTLALRRPSGRTLAAALLIALGGIPLGWLIGWLQIQFFPDAAAALSGLEKLVTATDARRALWLLVLVALTPAVCEELVFRGVLLQSLGREVPMLRAVAVSALVFGAFHLSQETAIRFLPTAWIGVLMGLVVWHGRSIFASMLMHFVNNGVVVLILWQPEVRRFLLNGERPATLPLLLAPVLLGIGLWLLPRRSSAPADPGPVPVPAQ
- a CDS encoding Lrp/AsnC ligand binding domain-containing protein, whose product is MVAAVVLIRAVPGDVPALARRIAGIDGVAEVYSVSGDWDLIAIVRVAEYQRIAEIVTEEIAQVQGIERTNTLTAFRVFSKQDLGAAWDMFD
- a CDS encoding energy transducer TonB, which encodes MITRLGITHVKWLLCIILVAAACTEAHPGDARDTPLDPSPSTAGRRALSPEVQAHTGLSHLPEPVDQAELAARLRKHYPGELRAQGVSGSALLDVHVDAQGNVGEVDIVSRPIGPEHPTHRAVLQEQGGTRVLELNDRPEFGAAAQAALRETRFQPALKNGKAVPYKLRMTVQFDPQTP